Below is a genomic region from Anopheles merus strain MAF unplaced genomic scaffold, AmerM5.1 LNR4000354, whole genome shotgun sequence.
TAGTTCCTTGAATGTACGATAATTGTGCGTACATGCTTCACACGAACATTGAAAGTTGAACAGCAATTGAATAACCCTTTGTCTCAGTACCCGATCATCATCGAGGTGGTGCAATCTGAAAGCATGCGAAAAAAAAGTACTCGTATACTGGGGTTCGGAGCATATTGGTGGTTCAAGCAGTTAGCACTATGCTTCAACTGATTAGGGGAATCGTGCAACCATACGGTGGAACTATGCCATTTTACAATGGAGTTTGGTAACCGTTCCTGTAATTGTAAACAATAAATTAGCTTACCCGTAACTATCGAACAGTTGGCAATCCTTGTCGATCGGGCGGATAACGATCATAGCGCAGCGACCGTCGGCCAAATAAAGCCGCCGTACGTTCGAGGCACAGGAATGGTTCAACATGCTGACCGACGGATAGCAAGCCGCACCATATAGTTTATATTCGAAATATTTCTCCTGCGGTTGACCCTCGTAAAAGGATAACAACTGATGATTACATCGAATGGTTTGCACATGACGAAGGATCAGATCGAACAAAAACTTATCCATTTTAGGGCTTGCTTTGCACTTTGGTCCCAGCTCAATCCTTTCCACCATAGCTTTATGCAGTAGAATCGCAACAAGGATTTGGTACGTATGATCGACCAAACCTCGTCGTTCTTGATTGGTTGGCAGCACGTGCACCGTGTTGTACACGTCCTTCGGTGTGGCCGTCCTCCAGTCCATCGTGAATCCGTTCACCCGGGACTCGTCCAGCGCATCCAGATGGTTTTGCAATGCCACTAGGTCACCATCAAAGATACTGATTGCAGTGGCAGTCGCGCGTAAAGCAGTCGCTGGAAATCTTCCACAAACACTGTACGCATCTCGCATGACGCCACACTCATACCGATGGTACTGGTCGTACGCCTTACTCAAACATTCCGCCGAACAGTACATCACCCAGGTACACCCTTCACACGGTATCAGGGTGAATGGGCGCTCGGCGTGACAAAAATCACACCGCACATAGCGGCAATCTTCCTGCAGCGTTTTCACGAACGGCGTGTCCAGCATCATCACATCGCCCACCTTCAGCCGGCGAGTGGTGACCACATGCCGTCCGTACTGTTCGTTCTGTTGCAGTTGCAGACAGTTGGCCACATGCGGCATGTGCTCGTGGCCCGGGTAGCTAAGCCGTAGTTCTTCCTTCGGTTCCTCTTCCATCCGTTCAGCATCCTGCTTCAAGGCCTTGGCCAACGCTTTCTTAGCTACGGCTTCTCGCTGATTCAGCTTTTCCGCCAACCGTGCCGGATAGTTGGACTCGCGAGCTAGCCGGATGTTCTCCAAACACTCCTCGTACCGGTGCAACTGCAGGCAAACTATCGATCGGTTGGCATAGGCTAGGGACCGTTCCTCCGAATTTGCTTGCGTGTCCGAAAGACTCTCGTTGTACAACACAATAGCTTCGTTCAACCGTTTCACACTCTTGTCTAGCATTTTGTTTCCCCTGATGCGAGAGCAGACCGCAAGGTTCGTGTTCTTTGTATCGTAATAATGTTTTTCCAGATTGGGATGGATAACGCTGCTAAGACAATTTCTTACTATCTCAGCGATCATCTCTACCGATTGTGTCGCATTGGGATTGTTTATAATCGCACTTTGTAAAGAACTTCCAAGCGTTTTATGCCATAGAGTTTCGAACTGCACAGTCAATGACCATTCTTCCTTTTGATAGAATATAttcaaatcaataaaatgcaTTTCCGAGTTCGCATGATAGCGGGGACTGTATACGCTTGGAAAGGCCATGATAGCAACTAACAAATGAAATGTGGCTTTTTTCAACAATTGTGCAAAGGCACCTCGTGGACGACACACTGGCCTACTAGGTTAAGGAGTTTTAGACACTGAAAATGTCGGGTGGTGAAACCAAATACAGgctgtccccgagatacacggttaatggggaccgaaaagggccgcaaaataccgcgtatctcgaatttccgcgtaagtcgaatctcgtaaTTTGCAggcaaaatatcactaatattcgtgtaattttgcaagtttTTGCAAGGGGTGGTTTTAGACACCAAATAAAttttttgatatgtttctactcaattgaacatttttaaaccttttgaaacgGTATTTTACATTCTATGGATTTCTCacatcagtacaatttgctcaaagaactgtcaaatttggaaaaccgcgtatctccgaatccgcgtataagaggtaccgtgtatctcggggaccgcctgtacataCACTTCCCCCAGTAGACCACCTTAACACGAAACAACTTAACAGTAAACAAGAGCGAAACAAGCCATCAACAGTAAATGCTAAATGTGCAGAGATATGCAAGCAATATGATGCCACTAAATTGTAATAAACACACTTGTCGCCTGAACAACAACCTATTATTCGTGCGCACATTATCAAAAAGGAATCTTCTTCAACTTCTTTAAGGCGATAGTGTAGCCCTcgtatgttgttttttgcgaAATAATCAGAGGTTTGTCTATCTCGTTCTATTCCGCTTTATATCCTCTTTCTGTCGTGCTTTGTTTTGCCTTCAGTGTATATCCTCTGGTTGAGGTATCTCAGAGGTTCGTATGTCATGCTTTTGTTTCAACCGCTATCTCAATTACCAAATTTACACCAAATTCTACTCCAGATGCCGACCGATACCGGGAgtgtgattttaattttcaattcgaAATcactttttaaatgaaaatggtAGCAAcctatttttttctaaattcccaaTTTTGCCACTAAAGTAAATAAGACAAATACCATAATCTTTACACTCAATTTGAAATTTTCAAATCAtgtacattaaaaaatattaaatttttgataagaaaaagttcaatttcccgaacaaaatgtatgggatacCCGTAGATCATAGAGTTCAAGGTATAATTTGGCCATTCAGACAACGGTTAACTGTGAGCAGCATTGCCTACCTGTCTCTTAATTGTGTCCACATTGGGAAATTACTCAAAAAGCCCTGTAAACATCCATCTTATTCATTTCGTAGCAAATAGTCCGCAGCAACAGAAAGCT
It encodes:
- the LOC121602201 gene encoding SET and MYND domain-containing protein 4-like isoform X3 — its product is MAFPSVYSPRYHANSEMHFIDLNIFYQKEEWSLTVQFETLWHKTLGSSLQSAIINNPNATQSVEMIAEIVRNCLSSVIHPNLEKHYYDTKNTNLAVCSRIRGNKMLDKSVKRLNEAIVLYNESLSDTQANSEERSLAYANRSIVCLQLHRYEECLENIRLARESNYPARLAEKLNQREAVAKKALAKALKQDAERMEEEPKEELRLSYPGHEHMPHVANCLQLQQNEQYGRHVVTTRRLKVGDVMMLDTPFVKTLQEDCRYVRCDFCHAERPFTLIPCEGCTWVMYCSAECLSKAYDQYHRYECGVMRDAYSVCGRFPATALRATATAISIFDGDLVALQNHLDALDESRVNGFTMDWRTATPKDVYNTVHVLPTNQERRGLVDHTYQILVAILLHKAMVERIELGPKCKASPKMDKFLFDLILRHVQTIRCNHQLLSFYEGQPQEKYFEYKLYGAACYPSVSMLNHSCASNVRRLYLADGRCAMIVIRPIDKDCQLFDSYGLHHLDDDRVLRQRVIQLLFNFQCSCEACTHNYRTFKELSFQYGVSFETVQ
- the LOC121602201 gene encoding SET and MYND domain-containing protein 4-like isoform X2, coding for MAFPSVYSPRYHANSEMHFIDLNIFYQKEEWSLTVQFETLWHKTLGSSLQSAIINNPNATQSVEMIAEIVRNCLSSVIHPNLEKHYYDTKNTNLAVCSRIRGNKMLDKSVKRLNEAIVLYNESLSDTQANSEERSLAYANRSIVCLQLHRYEECLENIRLARESNYPARLAEKLNQREAVAKKALAKALKQDAERMEEEPKEELRLSYPGHEHMPHVANCLQLQQNEQYGRHVVTTRRLKVGDVMMLDTPFVKTLQEDCRYVRCDFCHAERPFTLIPCEGCTWVMYCSAECLSKAYDQYHRYECGVMRDAYSVCGRFPATALRATATAISIFDGDLVALQNHLDALDESRVNGFTMDWRTATPKDVYNTVHVLPTNQERRGLVDHTYQILVAILLHKAMVERIELGPKCKASPKMDKFLFDLILRHVQTIRCNHQLLSFYEGQPQEKYFEYKLYGAACYPSVSMLNHSCASNVRRLYLADGRCAMIVIRPIDKDCQLFDSYGLHHLDDDRVLRQRVIQLLFNFQCSCEACTHNYRTFKELSFQYGGDFTLISHIQQEGIYETLATRNRKLALKIMRELQTDLNLSFETVQ
- the LOC121602201 gene encoding SET and MYND domain-containing protein 4-like isoform X4, whose product is MAFPSVYSPRYHANSEMHFIDLNIFYQKEEWSLTVQFETLWHKTLGSSLQSAIINNPNATQSVEMIAEIVRNCLSSVIHPNLEKHYYDTKNTNLAVCSRIRGNKMLDKSVKRLNEAIVLYNESLSDTQANSEERSLAYANRSIVCLQLHRYEECLENIRLARESNYPARLAEKLNQREAVAKKALAKALKQDAERMEEEPKEELRLSYPGHEHMPHVANCLQLQQNEQYGRHVVTTRRLKVGDVMMLDTPFVKTLQEDCRYVRCDFCHAERPFTLIPCEGCTWVMYCSAECLSKAYDQYHRYECGVMRDAYSVCGRFPATALRATATAISIFDGDLVALQNHLDALDESRVNGFTMDWRTATPKDVYNTVHVLPTNQERRGLVDHTYQILVAILLHKAMVERIELGPKCKASPKMDKFLFDLILRHVQTIRCNHQLLSFYEGQPQEKYFEYKLYGAACYPSVSMLNHSCASNVRRLYLADGRCAMIVIRPIDKDCQLFDSYGVF
- the LOC121602201 gene encoding SET and MYND domain-containing protein 4-like isoform X1; protein product: MAFPSVYSPRYHANSEMHFIDLNIFYQKEEWSLTVQFETLWHKTLGSSLQSAIINNPNATQSVEMIAEIVRNCLSSVIHPNLEKHYYDTKNTNLAVCSRIRGNKMLDKSVKRLNEAIVLYNESLSDTQANSEERSLAYANRSIVCLQLHRYEECLENIRLARESNYPARLAEKLNQREAVAKKALAKALKQDAERMEEEPKEELRLSYPGHEHMPHVANCLQLQQNEQYGRHVVTTRRLKVGDVMMLDTPFVKTLQEDCRYVRCDFCHAERPFTLIPCEGCTWVMYCSAECLSKAYDQYHRYECGVMRDAYSVCGRFPATALRATATAISIFDGDLVALQNHLDALDESRVNGFTMDWRTATPKDVYNTVHVLPTNQERRGLVDHTYQILVAILLHKAMVERIELGPKCKASPKMDKFLFDLILRHVQTIRCNHQLLSFYEGQPQEKYFEYKLYGAACYPSVSMLNHSCASNVRRLYLADGRCAMIVIRPIDKDCQLFDSYGLHHLDDDRVLRQRVIQLLFNFQCSCEACTHNYRTFKELSFQYGGDFTLISHIQQEGIYETLATRNRKLALKIMRELQTDLNRKHSRYPSYDVCGKMRCYELSLSLVYVSESFLYCRKCTGILELQHLHPESLS